A window of Punica granatum isolate Tunisia-2019 chromosome 8, ASM765513v2, whole genome shotgun sequence genomic DNA:
aataaagtaattttttaagtccaaaaattaaaattaattttgaattacAATTAAAccaaaaagaagagaattaTAGACAAACCGAGAAGCAAGGCACCACAAAAAGTGTGTCACAAAGGTGAgatttgtatatatgtatagttagattaacaaattaaataatttttaatttagttGAAGCAGTGCAATTCGGTTCGGTTTAATATCGAAATATCAAACTGAATCCGTCTCGTTCAAGGGCGAGACCGTATGTTGACTAGAAGATACTTGGCCGAAAGTATATAGATAGTCAAAACATTGGGGATGAATCTCaaagtaataaaatatatgacaTTTGTACGGTCATGATTGTATGTTATGGAATACGACagttaagaataaaataatgGTGGTGGTTGTCTTTGGGTGTGAATCATTATAGCATCACCCAACAGATAATAGATAATTGATTGAAAGGTTTcaaccctccctccctctttctttctttttttttaatttgtaattaatctatctatatataatatgaactTAACTACACTATGATAAATAGAGGTAGAATAGTATGTAGGtgccgtttggttttagaattttaaTCCCACTCTACTCCATTATATTCTTtcatcaattcaataatataatccctactttttttgtcttttttctttcacgtaataataaattctcacacatacttttttctaatcattATTACAACCAACCGTTTAAAAATAACTTAttacatcaatatatatattaggttTTATTTTGAGTTAATACAATACTTTCGatactgatatatatatgctaaatTTTCAATTGCTCTATCTCACGAGTTTAATTTGCTATATAATTCTTATTGTGAAGGCTCCtcgaaatttaaaattttaaaacatggATGCAATTATATTAGCCAagtcttcaattcaacaaagGTAATATCCTTtgttatataaatttgtatattAATTCTTATATAACACTTTTAACAACATATcttattagtatatatatatatatatatatcaattttacaaaatatatagttGTACTCACGTATAAATACATTTGAAAAATTCGGTTATTATTAGATCTTAAATATTATAGACACTATGCAAAAGATGATAAAGTATACACattaagaaaatgaatgatatatattttgagaaaaataacCCGTTCATCCCATGGGCCCTAAAACTAGTCTCTTgaataaatatcaaaattacagTATCATGATCAAATAAGTAATTGTACATTTCAAGAGTACATCAAAGGTTttaatgttgcgtttggtttcatagtaggattttaaaatcagattttaattttgaaaagcagtggtataaatggagtccacctttgactttgtatgagttatgttattttgttatggaaaaaagtggtataaatgggacccactctttgactttgtatgagttattttgttttgtagtgggttgagttaagttagaattgtgattctaaaataacacTATGAAACCAAAGCTATCCATGCGTGCCACTCGAGTTTTGCTAATTCTCTAATAAGTCATCCTAAAAATCTTCTACATGGCATGATAATATTCATATGATTTGTTAGTAGTAAGTATTTAGTCTTTTTCTCCTTAGTGCCTCAActgatttttaaaagttgaaaaagCCTCAACTAATTTGTGTACGAGTTGGGTCAACGTAGTAAAGGGTAAAAATACTTTCAATCATAGATTTTCACCATTCATTCACAACATTCAAACCTGAGATTTTGTTTAAAAGGAACAAACGCCGAATGACCCGAACCAACTCACATCGATAGTAGTATGAGTGTTTTacgttcaatttttttattaagttcttttttttcttgagaaATTATTAGTAGAACCGTTTTAATTGACGTGCAATAggtaatttcatattttaaatatGACTCGGTAACAAAATCTAAGAACTCGTCCAAAATCGTATTCATAaatcaaagtaattttttaatgaataagcATTATATCTGTGACTACTTATTGTAAAAATTAATCCAACATTAGAGAAGCGTAAATtgaaagtcaaattggcaaTTTGATATACGTAATTTAGCCGTCCATTGCTTTACCAATAACCCTGTCACTATAGGAAATCATATCATTGATCAACAAACAAAaacattaagaaaaataaaagagagaggaCGTAAAGTGATTGGGctcaaaatttataataaaaaattaacaagTTAAGCTAAATCgagattaatttattattttctttttataatacTGGAAGAAAAGTCCGATGATGCGTCGATGATATCAATATGTtggaatattaatttttcttggtgtatgatttataaaaaaataaaataaaaaaagaggggTTGAAGTACACCCTCGGGTTTGGGTAGTTTCAGCTGGCACGGCTATCCTCATAGAGTGCATGCGCGATCCACGACCAAACAGTTAGGGATCAGTTATGTCAGCATGCATGAACTCTCCCAAAATTCAAGTGATAATCTCCTGCAGGCTTTCTCCACTACACGCAAAACTCTTGCCTTAGGAGAATTATGGTTAGGCATGGGTAGCTCAAACTTAAGTCGTCAAGACAATTGACTCAAGTTTTAACCTTTAGATTGCCAGACCTTGATGGTGTTGGAATGTTAATATGAGTATAGCATAATCAATACAATGTGGCAAATCTTCATCCAAGTGAATATTAGTTTTAATCGATTGACTGAGAATATCtcgtaataaaaaaaaaattccagctCCGAACCATCCAGTGCATTGATTGAGAAGGAAAACCAGCCACATGGCAAGGTCACGCAGTATGAATCAAATTAATGTATGCAGTTCAACTCGTGGAACTCGACCAATTAAGTAGGTTTCAAGGTCAAAATGAATCTATTCGACTacttgttcaattttttttttattgaattaagTATTCAAGCACTTGTTATCGATTTTGTTTACAAATTAAGTCATGTATAATTGGGGGGATAATGGCCGGATGAGCTGTGACCACCAAACCTAAGTTAGCTGATGTTCGAATATATGGTTTAGGAAACCTAAATATAATACATGGAGGCACATAATCAGCTTCTATTTGAAGAAGGTGTGGCAGCATGCACAACCCGGGATTAAGTGTTGAATGGTCCATTTTGGAGACAAATGGTGGTCCCAAATGCAAGTTCAATGATTATGATTAATTGGACTTTTATatagaattttatttataaattatatatatatgaaacaaaCGCTGAATACATAATTAATTGTGCATCAACACGTAATCATACGCATAAACTTTATATAGAAAGGTACGTTCGAAGGAATCTTCGAATGTTGGTGGTAATACTCCCTAAATAAACGCAGTCTCTCGCATGCAAGCAAGATTGTGATTGCCCAACAACCAACGCACCAcatttctccctctctccctctccgtGGCAGAGTATTAATAATAGATTATTAGAAATGAATAACAATAGTTCACGATTGGAgaattttattccttattgAACCGATTCGGTTCAAACTTATATTAATAGATCTATcttatacctttttttttgtttatactTTGTGTATAGATTTTGCGAGAAGAATTATTGCttggttagaaaaaaaaaaactttctaGCTTTCTCCTATCAATTAGTGATAATAAATTTTGACAATGGAGTGTGATAATTTCACGATAATTGGAGATTAGAATTAATGCATTGGGAGGAGAAGAATTTCTCCCTTATGCTTATCCCATGTGGACTCCCCTAAAATAAGGAGCagtagaaagaaaaaatagtgCAGTGACACATATTTTTAAGGTTTCATATTCGTTTCTCGTAATTAGACTACTcgtattcttttattatgatttttattttttcatgatAGACTCACAAATCTGTCTTAtaactaagaaaaaaaatcataattatactgatattatgaatattacatttgatttgatttaaaatcttaaaagaTTTTAGTAAATATCCGATTACTGTCTTTGATTATATTTGAAACCTGTAAATAAAATTCTCTTCTATCTCTACAACTGAGTGAGTGAGAACTTTATCTATCAATGACATATCGATTTCTAATAAGGGAGGTACCTAGCTACTCTCACCTATAGATAGAGAGCGTATGCGTATTCTTGGTGAATACGGTGTCCTTAAAGCAGGCTCCCTCTTGGAACTTCAAAATCCGGTGATTCAACACTTCATCGGAAGACTTTCGGTACTTTGATTTCAGTTCCATATGTTAAAATCGACCCGGACCTGAGATCTGTTCTTTATTCGGCATGCCCAAATTGATCAGAACAAGTAAGGACGTTGGTGTATTTGTACGAAGATCAACCTCAACCGTTGCGCATCATTTTGACTCCCCTTCTAATGAAATAGCTACTCGAAAAACGTATAGATATTGCACCTCGCTTAATCTGTCTAGGTGCATCTTCAGATATCAAATGCAACGCCACAATTCATCCAACATCATTCTATTATAATTAGACGAATTACTTCTTTTGAATGCCGAAGACCATGGCTGCACAGCAACAACATGAACACTTTCGTCTCGACAAAGTACATGCAATGTGAACCCAAGCACGACGAAATTTCGATTTAAGAAAGGAAAATCTTGGTATTCCAATTTACTAACAAAActtcatatattaatattgcCGTAGTAGGCAGGCCCGTGCTATATTAATTTGCTAACAATGTCACTTTCCACCAAACAGGGGGAGAACTTGTCCTCCTTACCCTGGCGCAACTCCTTTCATTTTGGGACAAATAGGGGGAGAAAGACGGTACAACGGCACATTGAATGGTAAGCttatctatattttttaatggtCCATCCACTAAATTATTAGTATTAGTTAGCATTTAGTATGTTAATAAACACAAAATGAAATTCGGCTAAAGAAGTGAAATCAGTGCAGAAATACTTGTTCTCGACCGGTAACTTGGAGGTTATGAAGAATCCGATTGTCATCCTGCGATCGAACTCATGATGGTGAAAGAAAGCTCATAGTCTTAAAACGGTCTCATTGTTCTTGCTACAACCAAATATGAAATCTAGTTCTAGTGACATTAACTTTTTGGGGCAAcaagtgaaaaaaaatgaaaaaatagagctcgaaatacaaattatattgAAAGCATTTCACTTTTTATAGTATCTTCGACCATTAGAATAAGCAAATTCATGGATCATAACCAGAAGTAACTCGTGACTAGGACCAAGCTGACCTCCAAACTAAATTAGACACTCATGCTCTCacaggaaaaataaattcacGACTCAGAAtcagaagaagaggaggaggaggaagcccAGATTGAAGCAGAGAGCAAACGTCGAGATTTCCATCCTAAGACAAGCCTGTTGTTGGCCAATTCCTCCACTCGATACCCATCGTTGAACAGCCCCAGCAACAGCTTCGCTTGGCAATGATTGGAGAAGCTTATCTTCACCGGCGTGAACCCAACCTCAGCCAGCCACTTCCCCCACGACGATCCCCTGTCCTCGTTCCCCCAGCCCCGGTATATCCGGGCCAGCGAACCTGCTATCCTCGGCCCCAGGAAAACCCTCTCAACCAGCGCCCTGGCCTGACCCTGCATTGGGAATCCTGCCTCCAACGAGTCGTAGATGGCCGAGTAATGGTGCAATGAATCCATGAACCGGCCCACGAATCCTCCATCCCCAATGTTGGATCCAGTTTCCTCCTCGACCAAGGTCACCAGTCTCGGGTTCAATGTCTTGGCACCGGATAGGAATGAAGCAACCGAGTCGGGGGCCCGGTAGCTGAAATGGGGCAGGTGGAGCATGCAGTTGAAGATTAACGCCTCGCCTCGGACCAATTTTAAGCTGGACGGCCGAAATTTTTCATCGGAGTCTAGCCTACACTGGTGGAATGAGAAAGGCAGGCCAATTGACGTGGCAAATGCAGAAAGCCGGCGGCCCGTCTCCTGGACAGTCCCGATTGATCGCCGCCCACTGCCACCCCTCCATAGTGCCGTGATCCTTAGGTGCGGGGCGGGTGGGCCGTCCTTCCTCGACACAAGGGCCTGCATCAGAGAAGCCCATTGGATGCCCTCCATGATATCATAGTCGACCACGTGCACCCGTCTGTATAGGACGACAGCCTCCAGAATCGCTTGATTGGCCGTAAAATGCCCGAACTTCACATACGGCGACATGTCCTGCATCAGCTGGAAGGCGGCGATCACGTCGGTCTGGTGGTGGTCATCGCGGTGGGCCCCACCTGGGATTGCCACGTGGTGGTGCTTGGAGGTGGCGCCATCGAGCAACCCCTGGAGGGCACCTGCGAAGTGGGCGGCGAGCCGCTCCATGTTGGAGCCATCGGTTGGGGAAACCAACTCCTTGAGCCGAACCAATATCACCCGAGCCAGCTCGTGGCTTTTGTTGAGGCCGGTCAGGGCCTCAGCCGCAGCCATCAGGAGGTGGACCAGCCTGAGCCCCTTGAAGTCCTCACCATCATCAGCCATCATGATTTCCTCATCCACTGCCATCGAGTCGGTCGACTCCGAGTTGCAGCAGTAACCCTCTTCCATTCCCACCATGCCATCCCCCGGTCCACTCCCTTCCCCAGCCATCATCATCGACTCGATAAGGCCATGGAAGTCATCCTGGCCAACGGGGCCAGAGATCGCATCCCAGTCGACCACAGGGGACCAGTCGTTCCAGTTGTAGTCACCATCGGTCGTGGCAGTGGTCGTGCTGTACCCCGAGAAGTCGAGCTCCGGGGCATCGTGAATGGCCACTGCCATAGCCATTCAGTTGAACAGATGGATCaattagaaaaaagagagatcaCAGCAGAGCTCTAAACTTATTAATTAAGAGGGCAGAGGAGTGCTCAATCCGCAGGGGGGTCTGGCTTGTTTATATACTCTGTCAGGGTCCTAATCAGTGTTCCACTGTTGTATTAATGTCCAATGTTATTTTAATGTCTCCTGTGTTACGAGAAGTTATTGAGTGATCTTATCTCGCCACGTGACATGAGGAAGTACCAATCAAATTACATGAAATTAAGATCTTAGTGCTaatcactcgaataattatcataattattattcattaaaaaattcttattaaTTCTTTCTCTTCAccgtatatattatattgttcTCTTCGCGATCGCTGTACTTTACATTGACGCCCTTGcagttttctcaattttttatttatacatattaaTTGTTCTTAGTTTCAGAACTCCAATGCATCATCAATTTCTCATTCTAAAAGACCACTTATTTATCTGTTTAGTTAAACTTGGCTATAGTTAATCGCCAATCAAAAATTGATAAGTATATAAAATGTTTCTACTCAGTATCCTGTTAGCTTGACTTTTTGAATTCTACATggtttaagcacttaattaagTTCAAAGAAAATAACATCATATCAGAGTGTGTTACGTGCTTATATAGTCTCACATCATGCTAAGTCCAATGTGGCACGCCTCATTTAGTCCGAACAAGCACCAAGAGGAACCTTGGCTTATAATCAGAATGAGTATTCTAAGGGCATGCAGCAAGTGATAAATAGTGTGAAAGATCACATGCCACGTGAATTCATCATCCTATCAACTCGAGCTATGAAATTAACCACTTGTAGGgtcaatgaaaattttattatagtaTGCTTGTTTAAAACTCGCTATATTAGATCAGGATGTTAGCTCAATTGGATTTGGTTGATTGAAGAGCTTGATACCTACCATACATATAGGGAATTGATAAACAGTTCGATGATCCTACTCACCACGTGAAATGAAAAGGTGCCAATTATATTGCATGAATCAAAGAATGAGTGTCAACCACTCAAGTAATTGATATAATTATTCTCAATTGaacaaatttcattaattttttctcattatGTCATTTTGATTCAAccatttaagattttctctACTAAACAGGCAGAACTCAAAAGCAAATCCGCAGATTAAGATGAGCTCATTTATCAATTAACTCAACGTTAAAAGTACCGTACTGGCTTTAGCAATGTAATGCTATCATTAACTATTACCTAAACATAACTAAACAATGAAAACATGTCCATATTGCTCTCATCGCGACATGTggtccattttctttttatcatcttcaaatttttcttttgctttcttcattttattttcctttttgtaaTGAGAGGTGTATGAGTTTCGTTCGGCTACTCTCCACAATCCTTCTATCCACCCTTTATGCTCAAGGAACAAATAAGTCCGGTCATACAGGCAGCAACTGGCTTTAACATGGCCCCTTTTattccttttaaaattttttacttttattttcttcacaattttttcctttttatgcctattttttttcttataattaggGGTGATTGGATTTCGTCCAAATATTTCCCATGACTCTCTTGACCACCCTACGAAAGCACAGGTTGAATAAGTCCAGTCAGGTAGACCGTGCGACTGCCCTTATGGAGAGTATTCTCATACATGAAGTATTCATATTTTTCCATCATTGCATATActatttttcctaaattttgACTTATTTCTTTAAGTATTGCCTCTCTTTTTCACATGTGTAGAGAGAAACACACCCGTTACGTGAgacaatataaaaataagtttcaatgatatataatagatcataaaaacaaataaaaattaatttattaatttattaatttattaatttacagGAAggaagtgatttaattagggGCTGTTACTTACAtaattttgttcttttcttttcttttcttttcttgctgGTATATTATAAGCAGACTCcgtctacccaaaaaaattataagcaGATTACTGCGTAGTGCACTTTTAAATCAATCACGTCACTGTTTGGTAATATGAAAATACTAAATCCTCCAAAAATTGTGTCTATGAGTCCTCATAATATTCAAGCAAGAGATCGTCACTATATAACAGTAATATTATTTGATGGAATAACGTATTATTTGAATTTCCAcgtaataaataataaattattcgaCAAGAAAAGTTCTTTTGTCATCATATTAAACCTTTATGTGttatcattattatattaaataccAAGTCATTTGGTGTCCACTAACAATTTGTTACTCAAATTTTTCCATTCCCAACACTTTAACACctgaattaaaaatttgaggaATTTGATTCtcgaatttcaatttcatcaaACACTTGGTCCAAACGATAAATGACTCGACAAAAATCTGACATGGATGCTAACATAgcacaaatattttttttaatgcataATACCAAAATGACGTCGTtttagcattatatatatatatatatatttaaaaaaatttgggaAGATTTGGTTTTGTTTGGGGGGGGAGGGATGATGTGTGGGGGGGGGCTTTCCATTGTTTTACTGTTCATCTTATTCAAGCTTCCCTAGCTTCACCTCCCTGATAACCCTAGCCCCCTGCAACCACCATTGATGTCGGTTACCTTTTGCGGAATCGGCAGCGCCACGAGGAGGAAGAGGCATAGCAACGAGGAGGAAGACTGATAGGTCTCCTTTGTTTTTTGTCCCACTTCATCGGTCGCAGGTCGACAAGCTTCTGCTGAGGATAGCAACAACGAGGAAGATGGGGAAGATACCGAAGAGAAAGTAAGGAACTTTCTGGACGTGTTTGATTCATCGTCTGCTTGCCATCAATCATGAAGAACATCTTCAACAAGAAGCCCAACCCGCCTCTCCCTCAGGCGAGGTCGCAGGCAGCAGCTGGTGCCCTCAGGCGAGCTCGCCTCCCTCGATCGTCCAACTTCcttcccatttttttttttaaatattgttttaattttttcgtaAAAATGGCATCGCTTTGCTCACTTTGTGTTAACAAATatcttatttaatttaatcaatgaaACAATATCGTTTATCTTTGTGGTGAGAAGACGTGCAACAACGACGTCGTTTTTCGTAATGACATGGCATAAAATTGATGTTGTTAGTGCCAGATGTTGCTCCACATCAGATTCCCATCGAGCAAAGTAATGTCCGCACCCAAGTGTCAAACAGAATAAAAATTTGAGGACCaaattcttgaaatttttaattttggtaGTGAAGTGTTGGCAACGGAAAAATTCGAGAACTAAATTGCTAGTGGACTCAAGTCATTTGCTATTAACAAGTTACTTATCTAAGAGATCTTACAATGTGATCTGTTtgcaacaaatatatatatatacatatatatgatctaTTTAAAATGGACtcttaaaaagaaatatttttcctttttttttctgattacAAAAGAGactaaaatttaatataagaaTAGAAAATGTGAAATAAAGGAATACGGAAAGTTTCACTGGCAATGCATCAACCAAGAATCTCTTAATTATGAACCAGTAAATCTCATttctcagaaaaaaaaaatttacgaaCGACTTTTAAAAAGTTAGATAGATAtgtaatatgattttttttttgtagaatTGAAACCGTCGTAGCAAAATCTCAGCAACTGATGGGAGAACAAACAATTTTAATATTGGGAGAGGAGAGCGACGTAGCCAAATGATTTGCTTGGAAATCATCAAATCGAAAGCTCAGTCGATTAAAGAGGCTGTTTGGACAGAGTTTTAACCTCACCGCTCATTGAACTGTCCCTAATGGCACTTTCGATTCAGCTGCCCTGAGAGTTCAAAAAGGCCCATACGcagctaattaattatttgactGAGTTCACCTTCCCCCATgtcttatttcatttttgtcaaaagagaaaaaaaaaaaaggatggaTCCAGTTGCAAATAAATTtgaggaatttgagagaggAATGCATAGTAACGATACATAGCTTTGTCCTGAagcatgaaaattttgaactcGATTCCCAAtagtgaaatttttaaaatctttttatttagtttctcTTTCCCTTAATTATATGTACAAGTCTCCCAtctaaccgaaaaaaaaaaaggaaaaacttgACGGAATTTTCGCTCTACAACATCTAGCCTGACGGTTCCGTTTTCGAGCTACACTTTTCTAATTCCATCATGATTCTTGGTTTCGGTTTAGAAATTAGAAATTCAATCAGCCCGAGCTCACCAAAACGTACaactatatatctatatggtcaaattttatattatataaattgataTGACTGAAGTTATCTACTTAATTCTTAGGAAATCTTCTTCGATATCCTGactttttcagttataaaagAGGTTCGTGGgtttagtacaatgaaataaaaattttaataactaataaagaggcACCGATAGTTCAGCTGGAAATCAAATCTAAAGCCTCTTGGTTACTAAGTAAAATTGTGCGCTACTGCGTTACATCCTCTTTTGATTTGGCATCTTAACTTTGGCAGTACTGTAACAAACGAATGAGAATGTGCTAGGTTGCCCACAAGTGCgtaaatttcatatttcagaAGAAACctctttcattttctaaaattaacaaattaatgGTTGgatttaactcaactcaaaggTTTTTCATTCAGAAAGAAAGTATAGTGTAGTGACATATACTCTAACCCAAGAATTAAGAAATTCTAACTTTAATTCTCTTCACTGTAACTAATTGtgcatttatttaatattatatttcttttattaaattcaTGAGCTTTCTTTATAATCgagatgaaaaaaagaaaagaattcaTCGTCTTTACTAAGAAAAAAATGTCTCTTGGCTTAAGAAGAAAACGTGAATCTCTTCCCGAAAACCGGCCAACCTGATCCTTATACATCATATGCAGTATAAAACCCTAAATGCAACCGATGTGACCTTTTTACACAAGCAGAATCGATTGTAGCTATAAAACACACGTACTTTCGCTCAAGCTGTTGAGCCACTAAGAATGTGTAGTTATGCATTTAGGGCAATTAGGGAATGGATCTATCGAACGGGTCATGTCGTCGATCCGGACCTTACAAGGAAGTGGAAAAATActgaaaagaggaaaaagtcTGCATCTTTGCTTTGTCATCGTTGCCGGCTTCACCGGCTGGCCCAACTTCTTCATCAGCCATTTACCCACTAAGTTcgctttctttctctttcacAATTACACAAGAATGTTTGCTCCTTTGGAGGGTTTATCATCATCAAGGGCTCCACCAATTTGGGTATCTTTTCACTCACAAGTCAAATCCTATATAAGGGtctcattttttcttaaataaaaaaaaaatatatatatatatatatattatttttttataacgGATATCAGGATTTCGCTATCCTCGTGACTTAATGGGAAAAATCAGCAAATCCATAAGATAGGTAACTCTGGATATGTAAACCGTGCAGGTGGTTCAAAATGAAGTATTCTTCTCTATAAATTCATAGTTATTCAAACTTGAattattatcaatttaatCGTGCTATTCAACCACCAAGTCAATATATCTTATTGCTTTAAAATGaactcaaaaagaaaaaaaaaagtaaatcatttttttagtGCGCACTATGATATTCGAAAATCCAATATGTTTAAACTAATACAGTTCGAGTCAGATCGAAAAAACCATccaatttattcatttattgatAATGAGGGGTATCCAGCCTTCACATGACTAAATAGTCCACATAAAGCACCCTACAATCTCATGGGATAGATAAATCTGAC
This region includes:
- the LOC116187891 gene encoding protein NODULATION SIGNALING PATHWAY 2, translated to MAMAVAIHDAPELDFSGYSTTTATTDGDYNWNDWSPVVDWDAISGPVGQDDFHGLIESMMMAGEGSGPGDGMVGMEEGYCCNSESTDSMAVDEEIMMADDGEDFKGLRLVHLLMAAAEALTGLNKSHELARVILVRLKELVSPTDGSNMERLAAHFAGALQGLLDGATSKHHHVAIPGGAHRDDHHQTDVIAAFQLMQDMSPYVKFGHFTANQAILEAVVLYRRVHVVDYDIMEGIQWASLMQALVSRKDGPPAPHLRITALWRGGSGRRSIGTVQETGRRLSAFATSIGLPFSFHQCRLDSDEKFRPSSLKLVRGEALIFNCMLHLPHFSYRAPDSVASFLSGAKTLNPRLVTLVEEETGSNIGDGGFVGRFMDSLHHYSAIYDSLEAGFPMQGQARALVERVFLGPRIAGSLARIYRGWGNEDRGSSWGKWLAEVGFTPVKISFSNHCQAKLLLGLFNDGYRVEELANNRLVLGWKSRRLLSASIWASSSSSSSDSES